TTTCGGGTACAACATACCTCTCTTAATCTTGCGTTAATTTTGAAATCTGCAATATCATCAGCTCGAGTTTTGCCTATATTTATAATTGCTGTAGCAGCACCGGCCTCATGAGCTGCTCTGTACGATTCATGTAAATTTCTCAATTAAACATACAAACCACacacaaaaaaaataataacaaaagATAGTAACGTTTTAGTCAAATAAAGTTGCATGAACATTTGTACCTGACAAGTCGAAAAGCAGACAATGGCATAACCGATGAACCAAGAACAAGAAAAGCATCACACCTTGCAGAAGCTTCCATAGCTACAATCGCTCTATCTTTTGGTACATTATCACCAAAAAACACAACCTTCAAACAGAGACACGTTATACCAATTAGTCAAGTAGATCCAGTAATAATGGATTCCATGTATTGATGATACTAGTAAATAGATTTGGGGTACATCAGGTTTAAGAATTCCATCACATTTTGAGCAAGTAGGTATGTGGAAATCTTCTTCCCAGAATTTTTCATCGATTTCAATATCACCGTCTGGTCTTTGTTTCATCCCAAAACTCTTGTCTGAATTGCTATTATAATCCAGCTGCTGCCCACTGcagtcaacatatatatatatatatatatatatatatatatatatatatatatatatatatatatatatatatatatatatatatatataggggtaggatcaagagggaagtaaccaatcggggggaagcggggggaagcaaaaacttttttttttttcgttttttgaaaaaactttgttcacgaacattatagatgagatgaaaatatgaacatttagtagagacactttgtgataaatgtttttattttggcgggaaaacgctcgaagaagtaatatataacaattatcgtgtttttcgagcgtatgttgaggttttagctattgaggtttagatattagggtttatatggtttagatattagggtttagaaatttagggtttagggtttagatttaggatttaaattgagtttttaacacgaacggtttagagtttagggtttagggtttagggtttagggtttggtgttttaggtttatggaataaacccaaaacaccaaaccctaaaccctaaaccctaaactctaaatcgggctaaattttacttcacaaaacatgaaaaaaaaaacgttcatattcttcacgaacaatattatcttgaatgttatttttgtcgatcgttttcccgcctaaataatgacattcatcacgaagtgtctcttctagatgttcatattttcgtgtgatcttgatgccggaaaaaaaaaattccaaaaaaaaggaaaaaaaaaattttttttgcttcccccctcttccccccgattggttactaccccattgatcctgcccctattttatatatatatatatatatatatatatatatatatatatatatatatatatatatatatatatatatatatatatatatatatatatatatatatatatatatatatatatatatctcaataCTTTTTTTTGGGGGTTCCCTTTCCGGGTCGAGTTTCTGAACGGCTTCGCGAGCCGACTAATAGTTATTCTCATGCAGGTAGAGAGAAAATGTTCCATAATAGTTATTTTCATGTAGGCACTGTTGTAAAACTTCCCGCTTACTTCTTTTTAAAAACAGATCGATCCGAATTTATAAAATCCgattaattaatcggtcaacgttGGTTAATGGGTCAAAATCGGATTTGATGGTCAAAGTTGGATTCAGTCGgttaaagtcaaaattggtcaaaattttattatgaattattttagagtttttgaacaaaCGAACGATTATGTTTATGTTTCTTAACAATTATGTAAAAATTTATGTTTATAGTTTTCttctatttttatatagataattttgaaatttattaattttatctaTAATAAATTAAATCCGAATAATCCCCGAGTTGCCGATTACTCCCACTAAAGTCCAGACCAAATACTTCCCCGAGTAGGGAGTTTTGGAACATTTCATGCAGGTAGACTCAAAATTTGAATCTTTAAACGCTTATCATATATAGACTATTTGTCCAGTTGTGACATAAAAACATAAAAGATAGAAAACAATAGTTTGAAATTAATGACCTCCGAATTTAGGGAATTCGATTGTTGCTGAAATGATTCACGTGGAAAAGAAAACCCACAATCCACACACGCAACTATATAGACGGTCCCATGTAACTCAAGTGAGCTACTACCAGCACGATGGTGCAACCTGTCACGTGATATAAAACTTTGTTTTAACGAGAAAGGCTTTAAAAATCAATTTATAGAAATTTTGGGTCAAGAAAGAATATACAAGAGATTTACAAATACTAATTGCCAATAGTCCAAGTTATGCATTGAAAGGATGGCGAATCACCAAACAGAAAAATGCAGATAGTATCAACTGAATGTATCGAATTCACCTGATGAGTAATTGGCTTGAAACCAGTACTTTAAATTCCATTCGGGCTGAATCAAATATCAACTTAACATAAGAACGGTAAACATAATTTGTTAATACAAGCAGATGATTATCAGCAGGTGACAGCTACTAAACAGGATACTTCCCTTTTATGAAACCAGAATATCATAAGTAGTAAAATGGGCAGGTTAGGTAAATTGATCTAAACTGCCACTTCAACAGTACATTGAAGCGAAAACCTACAAAAGTATAACAACCATGAGTTGAGTGTATGTTTTTGAGTAATTATTTATAGACAGATTATAGACTGGATGAACATATCTGTTCTCTTTAATAtgatatacataatacatatttgttatacagGCTCAGCATTCTGAGATAATATGAAAGAACATAAAAAATTTGCAAAAGGTAAAGCATTACATATTTACATGCCTGTCATTAACTGTATGAAAACTTCCTTTGAATTACTGAAACACAGCATATTCAAATATGAAACCAGAAACAAAAGACAATCAATTTAGTCAATTTGAATGATCTAGCTATGGTAACTCAATGATTTCCAAATTTTATAGCTTTGTATGGACATACATTTTCAAGACAAATACAGCTATTGTGTCTCTTATATAGTGAGTGAATTAAGTTATATCCAAGAATTGTAGTTTATGAAGGCGGTTGAAGGTGAATAACTCTTTTCCTCTTAATTGCTAGGTCATTATTGATATACAAAACCAACTGAAAGGATTAAGAAAGATAATTTATGGCAAATTGTGCTTCATATCATTTCATAATTAAAGATCAACGTGTTCTCAACGACTGTGCAGCTGATTAAGCCAGACTTCATTAATGATTTGTCTCAGTTACACAAAAGGTAGACAGTTAAAAGGATGAACAAATGAAGTTTTCCTGTTTAGGTTATACACTCAGATATACGTGTCCGTCCTAAACCATATCCCATAACCGTTTTCGGCCCTTTTACTAGTCACCAGAATTATCCTAATAGTGATATTTGAACATGAACATGAGACCGATATTAAGACGCAGACCACCAGCTAGTGATGGTTTGCAATCACTCATTAGCTCCTTCGTTAATTTACAAAAAGTGGTGATTAATTCATATAGCAGAACATTTACTCTTAATTACAAATTGCAAATGCTTAAAATTTAGTACAGTAAGTACTTGAGATTGAATAATTGAACTTCATGTACTTTAAATTCAATAAGCACTTGCTATCAATCAATCAAACTACAATTAATAACAACGATTTTAAAACAAGGAAAAAAGAGTTGAAAATTAtagcaataaataaataaaaggttaAAGAGATGGAATAATTACAGAAAAGAATGATTGGGAAGAAATACGCATCACCATGGCCACGTCAGCAATAGAGATACAGTTAACTGAAGAATGAAGATGTCGACGACTTTGAAACTTATTATGTGTTGTTCAACTGGTTTTTTCGGCTTCAGCTGATATTTCCACTTCATATTGTTTTAATGTTTTTCTATTTTTTTCATTTACATTTTAATTCAAACCCCAAATATATTTTATCATGACACTCCACAACGACCTTCTCCACTATTAAAAAGTGAAATCGGGGTcagactatgttctagtgattgaaCATATGTGGTGAACGGATCCACACCTTATGCTCTTACAAACTCAGCAAAATACTTAACAAAAGAACGCCACTCTTAACATTACCAAATTCTGCTACGGCGGCAACTTACCTAGAGACGACAAGTCTATAAACTGCTCGACGATGAATTGACCTTTAgcctgtaacaccgtactttttacatacacattctttttttttttgaacactcacagcggaagacttaaaagTTTACACATCATATATTACTACATAGTAATATGATTACACAaaatcacaggtgttacgttattaatacAAACCAGTTGACCATATAGAttattacaaaacatcagagttatacactgtgtcaaacatcttcacttgccttgcaaaacccaccaaaagctgctaatctaTATCTGCAGAACAAAACACTGtagggaattagcataacgctaagtgaattacaatatctaggtggacatcactataaacatcaagcacagcttaaaggcactggtcactaatcacttaaagtcataaacaagaggaccggcaacccgTAGCTGATCAAGCTGGAATATACCGATAGCCCCCATTTCTGAATCACtagtatagtcttccagacgtgacgcactcgtcattcacactataccaccaaTCAGTAACGCTTGGACCCAATACTACTACCCGACAccaaggtaaatagcattgacctcttacgtcggGAACACCATCGACGTGACGCCGGAATTCACCCTCGACGTTAGCAATGGGTGCACACAATCACATATAGTCACAAcactggtcacagactcattacacagtctaattgTAAGCAAGGCACgaatcactatacttgtcactgtataatcacatccataaagataatcccactcacctggaagcacaagcactcagttgtcttatatcactgagtctTCATCTTTTCGTCTATCACCTGAGAATCATCACAAAATATCTCAAGTTAGTATAGTGCTCAAGTGTTGAATCGCGCTTCACATTTAACAGAAAATATTCGCAAAGCATATATACCCATATTCCTTACTCAAAATCACTAAGATCTAATACTTATACACAAGATTTTGGATCAAAGTACCAAAATCCCCAATTTATACAAACATGAACCCTAAAATTTAAATCACCATTTATACAAATTTAACACAAATCAAGTATACCTGAATCATGTATATAATATATACGAACTATAACCAAATTCAGTTTAAGCATAAACACATCAAACCCCAAGATTTGATCACAACCCTATAATTATCAAAACTAATAAAACCCCATTTAATTACACAAGAATCTAGCCGTATGTATCTCCACTTTCTTGTTTACTGTTAATCCAACAAATCAATTATAAAATATCAATCAAGTTTTTGAATCTAAATATCAAGATTCAAGTAGTTA
This genomic stretch from Rutidosis leptorrhynchoides isolate AG116_Rl617_1_P2 chromosome 11, CSIRO_AGI_Rlap_v1, whole genome shotgun sequence harbors:
- the LOC139877549 gene encoding NAD-dependent protein deacylase SRT2-like — protein: MKQRPDGDIEIDEKFWEEDFHIPTCSKCDGILKPDVVFFGDNVPKDRAIVAMEASARCDAFLVLGSSVMPLSAFRLVRAAHEAGAATAIINIGKTRADDIADFKINARLREILPHLLNTGSLSVPVF